Proteins found in one Ischnura elegans chromosome 11, ioIscEleg1.1, whole genome shotgun sequence genomic segment:
- the LOC124167701 gene encoding sodium/potassium-transporting ATPase subunit beta-2-like isoform X4, whose product MLWVSLRVITGQEGPYRTLEDSILGKDPGIIHYPSLSTYTFVTMRANKKLYIEAIEKQLQKYRQLKRSDYTDCSKSPSSPENCFFDVDELGNFTHDGTFGFDQNKPFILLRMNKVYGWKPRKLYTDSNELPEEMPESLKSFIKKEDPQKRNMIWFSCSEETTEGSYLKDVHYWPRPGYPAYFFPFMGKEKHIIPIIAAQFESNKGGVSMKIECRTWAKDMETKTDFFIHFR is encoded by the exons ATGCTCTGGGTTTCTTTGAGAGTTATCACGGGACAAGAAGGGCCTTACCGTACCCTTGAAGATTCAATTCTTGGGAAAGATCCag GTATAATACATTACCCTTCTTTGAGTACTTACACTTTTGTCACAATGAGGGCAAATAAGAAATTATATATTGAAGCTATAGAAAAACAGCTTCAAA aATATAGACAGTTAAAACGAAGTGACTACACTGACTGCTCGAAATCTCCATCCAGCCCAGAGAATTGCTTCTTTGATGTGGATGAACTGGGAAACTTTACTCATGATGGAACCTTTGGCTTTGATCAAAACAAGCCATTTATCCTCCTAAGAATGAACAAA GTTTATGGGTGGAAGCCTAGAAAACTTTACACAGATTCAAACGAGCTTCCCGAAGAAATGCCCGAATCTTTAAAGAGCTTCATAAAAAAGGAGGATCCTCAAAAG AGAAACATGATTTGGTTTAGCTGCTCAGAGGAGACTACAGAGGGAAGTTATTTGAAGGATGTGCATTATTGGCCTAGACCAGGATACCCTGCATACTTCTTTCCATTTATGGGAAAGGAGAAGCATATAATTCCCATAATTGCTGCTCAATTCGAGAGCAACAAAG GTGGTGTGTCCATGAAAATTGAATGCAGGACTTGGGCTAAGGATATGGAGACTAAAAcagattttttcattcattttcgatAG